A stretch of the Ctenopharyngodon idella isolate HZGC_01 chromosome 14, HZGC01, whole genome shotgun sequence genome encodes the following:
- the sorbs2b gene encoding sorbin and SH3 domain-containing protein 2 isoform X14 has translation MPELNEHSAYVIYGRKKDLEWHEGLFDIKTQEGEIFNMNTDSGGHIRKSATLLLTLTPMKRIQSSPNLYTLTDSESQSKDSDLWRPSSSTSDGLRNGDMCSSSLAAKGYRSVRPNFQDKKSPTPGQMTVNGGLTVPASPRIHLQRPFSPSTYPPPPSLSPSITAMQQARTTASESSTPVYTNVDPPARAPQTDRKETTGKALQYTGIGPVDETGIPIAIRTTVDRPKDWYKTMFKQIHVVPKSENEWPASRTATDPVTSTGTTISKQDKHAAPNAVQAHPAPKTGTYRPITKSVSDNGVYGFRVPAASSLPSPLPTSASTQQRSGEREAPLRGRSTPDMNEWGPPDRKVDTRKYRAEPRSIFDYEPGKSSVLEQERTTSNLRPEDIDLENEPWYKFFAELEFGRPPPKKRLDYNPDSSPRFRAETSLYQPSSDRSLERPSSSASDNKRRRKSEPATAQPRAQSSVGTTQTSVRPPEPPKSSSTQRNPLTSPGSLAATRTKDQDTSREYSYPDVGSHTQQSSRQTPEVREKLPARAIYDFKAQTAKELTFKKGETVYITRQIDNNWYEGEYRGHVGIFPISYVEKIPPSERHQPARPPPPAQSREIGEAIARYNFNADTNVELSLRKGERVILLRQVDKNWFEGKIPGTNKQGIFPVSYVDVVKKTTVQSTGQPPGPNIPTSYSSDRLNSRPSSARTLYNSPSPTVRPFSSSSPSPQRATHLQAITSEWLALTLGLSPSGTPAPTPPPFPSNFQPYYEVLDSAISPSPASSMLGRSPALTPHSSTPALKEGHFIPIFSPKSYMSPEPSLSPQPYLTSASFTPSPTSPSFDTSPRSASVIEILSSQKSDLPEKELQLFSDCKDHYKPGQTDSPKLRSPIDLVVFEAHESPLDILPPKDPDDDLCEELVSIIKASQSKGTFVEEEGFYRQEPDIMEKLPRLFIEEEPKEDNSFLNEPLTSNTFAPVQHAQSEGSDTEMSLSFTQPSSAKYSPPSPRSTPPLPGVSQSPPPSAKLFSRQDLRSPKVKPVLRRDVVVVGKPPRSPVMSRRSCGSPVRGQNFSPSHRSQRQAYVHDPLQGVGEPFQALYNYTPRNEDELELKEGDVVDVMEKCDDGWFVGTCRRTKFFGTFPGNYVKRL, from the exons AACTGAATGAACACTCTGCCTATGTGATctatggaagaaagaaagatctggaatggcatgaag GACTGTTTGACATCAAGACACAAGAAGGAGAGATCTTCAACATGAACACAG ACAGTGGAGGACATATCCGCAAAAGCGCCACGCTTTTACTCACTCTAACCCCCATGAAGAGAATCCAGAGCTCACCAAACCTATACACGCTCACAG ACTCTGAATCACAATCCAAAGATTCAG ATTTATGGAGGCCCAGCAGCAGCACCAGTGATGGTCTGAGAAACGGTGACATGTGCTCTTCCTCTCTGGCAGCTAAAGGCTACAGAAGTGTCAGGCCCAACTTTCAGGATAAAAAGTCTCCCACACCA GGCCAGATGACTGTGAACGGGGGTCTGACTGTGCCAGCAAGTCCTCGTATTCACCTCCAAAGACCCTTCTCTCCCTCAACATACCCTCCTCCTCCTTCACTGAGCCCTAGTATTACAGCCATGCAGCAGGCTAGAACCACTG CCTCTGAGTCCAGCACTCCAGTCTACACCAACGTGGATCCTCCAGCACGAGCGCCACAGACTGACAGGAAAGAAACAACAGGAAAAGCTCTGCAATATACTGGCATCGGTCCTGTGGATGAGACCGGGATTCCCATTGCCATACGAACG ACTGTTGACAGGCCAAAAGATTGGTACAAGACCATGTTCAAACAGATTCATGTGGTGCCTAAATCAG AGAACGAGTGGCCTGCATCCCGTACTGCCACAGACCCTGTTACAAGTACTGGTACAACTATTTCTAAACAag ATAAGCATGCTGCCCCTAATGCTGTTCAGGCCCATCCTGCACCTAAAACTGGCACTTACCGGCCCATCACCAAGAGTGTCTCTGATAATGGCGTATACGGTTTCAGGGTGCCTGCTGCCTCTTCTCTCCCTTCTCCTCTGCCCACATCAGCATCCACACAGCAGAGATCCGGTGAAAGGGAGGCACCACTGAGAGGGAGGAGCACACCTGACAT GAATGAGTGGGGTCCTCCTGATAGAAAGGTTGACACACGGAAATACAGAGCAGAGCCAAGGAGTATTTTTGACTATGAGCCGGGGAAGTCGTCTGTTTTAGAGCAAGAAAGAACG ACAAGTAACTTAAGACCTGAGGACATAGATTTAGAGAATGAGCCGTGGTATAAGTTCTTTGCTGAACTGGAGTTTGGGCGGCCG CCTCCAAAAAAACGTCTTGATTACAATCCAGACAGCTCACCTCGATTCCGCGCAGAG ACCTCCCTTTATCAGCCATCCTCAGACAGGAGCCTTGAAAGGCCATCAAG CTCTGCAAGTGATAACAAGAGGAGACGGAAATCTGAACCTGCAACAGCTCAGCCCAGGGCACAGAGCAGCGTGGGCACAACACAAACGTCTGTGAGACCACCAGAGCCGCCCAAGAGCAGCAGCACCCAGAGGAATCCCCTCACCAGCCCCGGTTCCCTCGCGGCCACCAGGACTAAAG ATCAGGACACATCCAGAGAATATTCTTACCCTGATGTGGGCAGCCACACACAGCAGAGCAGCAGACAAACCCCTGAAGTCAGAGAG AAACTGCCAGCCAGAGCAATATATGACTTCAAAGCACAGACAGCGAA aGAGCTGACGTTTAAGAAAGGAGAGACGGTATACATCACTAGGCAGATAGATAATAACTGGTATGAAGGAGAATATCGTGGACATGTGGGCATCTTCCCTATCTCATATGTTGAG AAAATCCCTCCTTCAGAGAGACATCAGCCAGCGAGACCTCCTCCGCCAGCTCAAAGCAGAGAAATTGGAGAAGCAATTGCCCGCTACAACTTTAATGCTGATACTAATGTGGAACTTTCATTaagaaaa GGAGAGCGCGTTATTCTGTTGCGGCAGGTGGATAAGAACTGGTTTGAGGGCAAGATCCCCGGTACAAACAAACAAGGGATTTTTCCAGTGTCTTATGTGGATGTTGTTAAGAAGACCACAGTACAAAGTACTGGTCAACCTCCTGGGCCCAATATACCCACCAGCTACTCCAGTGACAGACTGAACAGTAGG CCGTCATCTGCACGTACCCTCTACAACTCTCCATCCCCTACTGTCCGTCCATTCTCCTCATCCTCTCCTAGTCCACAAAGAGCCACACACCTTCAGGCCATCACCAGCGAGTGGTTGGCCCTCACTCTGGGTCTGTCTCCTTCAGGAACCCCTGCCCCTACACCTCCTCCCTTCCCTTCCAATTTCCAGCCATACTATGAAGTTTTGGACTCTGCCATTTCCCCTTCTCCTGCCTCCTCCATGCTGGGCCGCTCTCCAGCCCTCACTCCCCACTCCTCCACTCCTGCGCTCAAAGAGGGCCACTTCATTCCCATCTTCTCCCCAAAGTCTTACATGTCCCCCGAACCCAGCCTGTCACCTCAACCTTACCTCACCTCCGCCTCCTTCACTCCTTCGCCCACCTCACCCTCATTTGACACCAGCCCCAGGTCTGCCAGTGTCATAGAGATCCTTTCCAGTCAAAAATCAGATTTACCCGAGAAGGAACTGCAGTTGTTCTCAGATTGCAAAGACCATTATAAACCAGGCCAGACAGACTCCCCTAAATTGCGTAGCCCTATTGACTTGGTTGTTTTTGAGGCACATGAATCCCCATTGGATATTCTGCCACCAAAAGACCCCGATGATGATCTATGTGAGGAGTTAGTGTCAATCATTAAGGCCAGCCAATCAAAGGGCACATTCGTAGAAGAGGAGGGATTTTATCGCCAGGAACCAGATATAATGGAAAAGCTTCCCAGACTGTTTATAGAGGAAGAGCCGAAAGAAGACAACAGCTTCTTAAATGAACCCCTGACATCAAATACATTTGCTCCAGTCCAACACGCCCAGAGTGAGGGTTCAGATACTGAG ATGTCATTGTCGTTCACACAGCCCTCATCGGCTAAATACTCTCCCCCTTCCCCGCGCTCCACCCCCCCTTTGCCTGGGGTTTCACAGTCGCCCCCTCCCTCTGCAAAACTGTTCTCTCGACAGGACCTCCGCTCCCCAAAGGTCAAG CCTGTGTTAAGGCGTGATGTTGTGGTTGTTGGTAAGCCCCCTCGTAGCCCTGTGATGTCTAGGAGGTCCTGCGGATCGCCTGTTAGAGGTCAAAACTTTTCACCATCTCATAGG tCCCAAAGACAAGCATATGTTCATGATCCACTTCAAGGTGTAGGAGAACC ATTTCAAGCCCTGTATAACTACACGCCACGAAATGAAGATGAGCTGGAACTGAAGGAGGGGGATGTTGTTGACGTCATGGAGAAGTGTGATGATGGATGGTTTGTGG gaACGTGCAGGAGAACCAAATTTTTCGGAACCTTTCCTGGGAACTATGTGAAGCGGCTATAA
- the sorbs2b gene encoding sorbin and SH3 domain-containing protein 2 isoform X1 gives MPELNEHSAYVIYGRKKDLEWHEGLFDIKTQEGEIFNMNTDSGGHIRKSATLLLTLTPMKRIQSSPNLYTLTDSESQSKDSDLWRPSSSTSDGLRNGDMCSSSLAAKGYRSVRPNFQDKKSPTPAQEHSVHSHRLLSTEDQISCSSQAEQSYMHPPSRELERHVASFAIRINPRPQISGRRTQALSLRPPTPPKRMDLPDSHSRPCPPLPSAAPPVPEVPVLLKQTYPGTALTSQSPPNRLRFSLDFISSRAPDHHPETPPPGPPSPGSEPLLGQSRCSSRAQSEASTAVLEELRACGLGPEGGTRTPSPTLSQMSAVTDNIWLHFPAASTANGQMTVNGGLTVPASPRIHLQRPFSPSTYPPPPSLSPSITAMQQARTTASESSTPVYTNVDPPARAPQTDRKETTGKALQYTGIGPVDETGIPIAIRTTVDRPKDWYKTMFKQIHVVPKSENEWPASRTATDPVTSTGTTISKQDKHAAPNAVQAHPAPKTGTYRPITKSVSDNGVYGFRVPAASSLPSPLPTSASTQQRSGEREAPLRGRSTPDMNEWGPPDRKVDTRKYRAEPRSIFDYEPGKSSVLEQERTTSNLRPEDIDLENEPWYKFFAELEFGRPPPKKRLDYNPDSSPRFRAETSLYQPSSDRSLERPSSSASDNKRRRKSEPATAQPRAQSSVGTTQTSVRPPEPPKSSSTQRNPLTSPGSLAATRTKDQDTSREYSYPDVGSHTQQSSRQTPEVREKLPARAIYDFKAQTAKELTFKKGETVYITRQIDNNWYEGEYRGHVGIFPISYVEKIPPSERHQPARPPPPAQSREIGEAIARYNFNADTNVELSLRKGERVILLRQVDKNWFEGKIPGTNKQGIFPVSYVDVVKKTTVQSTGQPPGPNIPTSYSSDRLNSRPSSARTLYNSPSPTVRPFSSSSPSPQRATHLQAITSEWLALTLGLSPSGTPAPTPPPFPSNFQPYYEVLDSAISPSPASSMLGRSPALTPHSSTPALKEGHFIPIFSPKSYMSPEPSLSPQPYLTSASFTPSPTSPSFDTSPRSASVIEILSSQKSDLPEKELQLFSDCKDHYKPGQTDSPKLRSPIDLVVFEAHESPLDILPPKDPDDDLCEELVSIIKASQSKGTFVEEEGFYRQEPDIMEKLPRLFIEEEPKEDNSFLNEPLTSNTFAPVQHAQSEGSDTEMSLSFTQPSSAKYSPPSPRSTPPLPGVSQSPPPSAKLFSRQDLRSPKVKPVLRRDVVVVGKPPRSPVMSRRSCGSPVRGQNFSPSHRSQRQAYVHDPLQGVGEPFQALYNYTPRNEDELELKEGDVVDVMEKCDDGWFVGTCRRTKFFGTFPGNYVKRL, from the exons AACTGAATGAACACTCTGCCTATGTGATctatggaagaaagaaagatctggaatggcatgaag GACTGTTTGACATCAAGACACAAGAAGGAGAGATCTTCAACATGAACACAG ACAGTGGAGGACATATCCGCAAAAGCGCCACGCTTTTACTCACTCTAACCCCCATGAAGAGAATCCAGAGCTCACCAAACCTATACACGCTCACAG ACTCTGAATCACAATCCAAAGATTCAG ATTTATGGAGGCCCAGCAGCAGCACCAGTGATGGTCTGAGAAACGGTGACATGTGCTCTTCCTCTCTGGCAGCTAAAGGCTACAGAAGTGTCAGGCCCAACTTTCAGGATAAAAAGTCTCCCACACCA GCACAAGAGCATAGTGTCCATTCCCACAGACTGCTGTCCACAGAGGACCAAATCTCATGCTCTTCACAAGCAGAGCAGTCCTACATGCACCCCCCATCTAGGGAGTTGGAGAGACACGTAGCTTCCTTCGCCATTCGCATTAACCCTAGGCCACAGATATCGGGACGGCGCACACAGGCACTGTCTTTGAGACCCCCTACCCCTCCTAAAAGGATGGACCTCCCGGATAGCCACTCACGCCCCTGCCCTCCACTGCCATCTGCAGCCCCTCCAGTG CCTGAGGTACCAGTCCTTCTTAAACAAACCTATCCTGGAACAGCACTGACCTCACAGTCACCCCCTAATCGGCTCAGATTCTCCCTCGATTTCATCAGCTCCAGAGCACCTGACCATCACCCCGAGACCCCTCCTCCAGGCCCTCCCTCTCCCGGCTCGGAGCCTCTACTGGGGCAGAGCCGCTGTTCTTCCCGCGCTCAGAGCGAAGCATCCACAGCAGTGCTGGAGGAGTTGAGGGCGTGTGGACTAGGCCCAGAGGGTGGCACTCGTACCCCATCTCCAACCCTCAGCCAGATGAGTGCGGTCACAGACAACATCTGGTTACACTTCCCTGCAGCTAGCACCGCTAAT GGCCAGATGACTGTGAACGGGGGTCTGACTGTGCCAGCAAGTCCTCGTATTCACCTCCAAAGACCCTTCTCTCCCTCAACATACCCTCCTCCTCCTTCACTGAGCCCTAGTATTACAGCCATGCAGCAGGCTAGAACCACTG CCTCTGAGTCCAGCACTCCAGTCTACACCAACGTGGATCCTCCAGCACGAGCGCCACAGACTGACAGGAAAGAAACAACAGGAAAAGCTCTGCAATATACTGGCATCGGTCCTGTGGATGAGACCGGGATTCCCATTGCCATACGAACG ACTGTTGACAGGCCAAAAGATTGGTACAAGACCATGTTCAAACAGATTCATGTGGTGCCTAAATCAG AGAACGAGTGGCCTGCATCCCGTACTGCCACAGACCCTGTTACAAGTACTGGTACAACTATTTCTAAACAag ATAAGCATGCTGCCCCTAATGCTGTTCAGGCCCATCCTGCACCTAAAACTGGCACTTACCGGCCCATCACCAAGAGTGTCTCTGATAATGGCGTATACGGTTTCAGGGTGCCTGCTGCCTCTTCTCTCCCTTCTCCTCTGCCCACATCAGCATCCACACAGCAGAGATCCGGTGAAAGGGAGGCACCACTGAGAGGGAGGAGCACACCTGACAT GAATGAGTGGGGTCCTCCTGATAGAAAGGTTGACACACGGAAATACAGAGCAGAGCCAAGGAGTATTTTTGACTATGAGCCGGGGAAGTCGTCTGTTTTAGAGCAAGAAAGAACG ACAAGTAACTTAAGACCTGAGGACATAGATTTAGAGAATGAGCCGTGGTATAAGTTCTTTGCTGAACTGGAGTTTGGGCGGCCG CCTCCAAAAAAACGTCTTGATTACAATCCAGACAGCTCACCTCGATTCCGCGCAGAG ACCTCCCTTTATCAGCCATCCTCAGACAGGAGCCTTGAAAGGCCATCAAG CTCTGCAAGTGATAACAAGAGGAGACGGAAATCTGAACCTGCAACAGCTCAGCCCAGGGCACAGAGCAGCGTGGGCACAACACAAACGTCTGTGAGACCACCAGAGCCGCCCAAGAGCAGCAGCACCCAGAGGAATCCCCTCACCAGCCCCGGTTCCCTCGCGGCCACCAGGACTAAAG ATCAGGACACATCCAGAGAATATTCTTACCCTGATGTGGGCAGCCACACACAGCAGAGCAGCAGACAAACCCCTGAAGTCAGAGAG AAACTGCCAGCCAGAGCAATATATGACTTCAAAGCACAGACAGCGAA aGAGCTGACGTTTAAGAAAGGAGAGACGGTATACATCACTAGGCAGATAGATAATAACTGGTATGAAGGAGAATATCGTGGACATGTGGGCATCTTCCCTATCTCATATGTTGAG AAAATCCCTCCTTCAGAGAGACATCAGCCAGCGAGACCTCCTCCGCCAGCTCAAAGCAGAGAAATTGGAGAAGCAATTGCCCGCTACAACTTTAATGCTGATACTAATGTGGAACTTTCATTaagaaaa GGAGAGCGCGTTATTCTGTTGCGGCAGGTGGATAAGAACTGGTTTGAGGGCAAGATCCCCGGTACAAACAAACAAGGGATTTTTCCAGTGTCTTATGTGGATGTTGTTAAGAAGACCACAGTACAAAGTACTGGTCAACCTCCTGGGCCCAATATACCCACCAGCTACTCCAGTGACAGACTGAACAGTAGG CCGTCATCTGCACGTACCCTCTACAACTCTCCATCCCCTACTGTCCGTCCATTCTCCTCATCCTCTCCTAGTCCACAAAGAGCCACACACCTTCAGGCCATCACCAGCGAGTGGTTGGCCCTCACTCTGGGTCTGTCTCCTTCAGGAACCCCTGCCCCTACACCTCCTCCCTTCCCTTCCAATTTCCAGCCATACTATGAAGTTTTGGACTCTGCCATTTCCCCTTCTCCTGCCTCCTCCATGCTGGGCCGCTCTCCAGCCCTCACTCCCCACTCCTCCACTCCTGCGCTCAAAGAGGGCCACTTCATTCCCATCTTCTCCCCAAAGTCTTACATGTCCCCCGAACCCAGCCTGTCACCTCAACCTTACCTCACCTCCGCCTCCTTCACTCCTTCGCCCACCTCACCCTCATTTGACACCAGCCCCAGGTCTGCCAGTGTCATAGAGATCCTTTCCAGTCAAAAATCAGATTTACCCGAGAAGGAACTGCAGTTGTTCTCAGATTGCAAAGACCATTATAAACCAGGCCAGACAGACTCCCCTAAATTGCGTAGCCCTATTGACTTGGTTGTTTTTGAGGCACATGAATCCCCATTGGATATTCTGCCACCAAAAGACCCCGATGATGATCTATGTGAGGAGTTAGTGTCAATCATTAAGGCCAGCCAATCAAAGGGCACATTCGTAGAAGAGGAGGGATTTTATCGCCAGGAACCAGATATAATGGAAAAGCTTCCCAGACTGTTTATAGAGGAAGAGCCGAAAGAAGACAACAGCTTCTTAAATGAACCCCTGACATCAAATACATTTGCTCCAGTCCAACACGCCCAGAGTGAGGGTTCAGATACTGAG ATGTCATTGTCGTTCACACAGCCCTCATCGGCTAAATACTCTCCCCCTTCCCCGCGCTCCACCCCCCCTTTGCCTGGGGTTTCACAGTCGCCCCCTCCCTCTGCAAAACTGTTCTCTCGACAGGACCTCCGCTCCCCAAAGGTCAAG CCTGTGTTAAGGCGTGATGTTGTGGTTGTTGGTAAGCCCCCTCGTAGCCCTGTGATGTCTAGGAGGTCCTGCGGATCGCCTGTTAGAGGTCAAAACTTTTCACCATCTCATAGG tCCCAAAGACAAGCATATGTTCATGATCCACTTCAAGGTGTAGGAGAACC ATTTCAAGCCCTGTATAACTACACGCCACGAAATGAAGATGAGCTGGAACTGAAGGAGGGGGATGTTGTTGACGTCATGGAGAAGTGTGATGATGGATGGTTTGTGG gaACGTGCAGGAGAACCAAATTTTTCGGAACCTTTCCTGGGAACTATGTGAAGCGGCTATAA